The sequence GAACTAAAACACTATTTTCTAGtttaaaaagaacaaattgTTAAGAAATGTAGTTTCTAAGACCTGAAAACAGCTAAACAAGCTCACAATTTTATATACCAATCACCCTATCCTTCTCAAGATTCATTCATGAATTAGCCAACTCCTGAACAACTTCTCAAGATGGCAttgaaatccaataaatatggAAATAGAGaaagtatttttaaattattattttcttcattgCTAAGGAAATTAAGAAAAGAATTATAATCCATCAATTATGTGATATGTGATTGACTTGAAGAAACATATTATGCAGTAAATAAGGATTAATGAAATTAAGTGAGTAGAATACTTTATTCACTACGGCAAATGCAGCTTGAATGGGGTTCATATCCTCAAATGGGATTGTCCCTGCCACCATTTCCCATAAGATTAATCCAAAACTGTACACATCAACTTTCCGCCCATAGCATTTATGCTTGATCAACTCAGGTGCCATCCATCGGTAAGTGCCGGGGTCATCTGCCAAAGAATCACAATATGTCTCCTCGCATGCTATACCGAAATCAGCAACTTTTAGGCGGAAGTCTTGATCAATAAGAATGTTTTCGGGCTTTAAGTCCCTATGAATAACATGTTGCGAGTGAATGAATTCCATTCCACGTGCTATGTCCAAGGCAATAGCAATTAGCTTCTGTAAAGGAAGAGATTTATGCTCGAGCTTGTGCAAATATGCCCTCAAGGAACCCTCTGATAAATATTCAGTGATGACACAATAAACTGGTGGCTTTCCGCATGCTGCTTTGAACTGTGCCATcataatggaaaaaataaaataaaataaaataaaaatacatcaacaagaaaagaaaggaagcaCAAAAGCAGCAGCCTTTAACTCGTTCACCATTATTAACTTATCATACTTCCATTAAGATTTCTGAATCATGTCCCTTATAGGAATTACAATTgcaatttacaaacaaaaataataataagcaaaACGGCATGAATTTTGCAAGAAGCATATTTTCACCACCAAATAACATATCAACAGTAGAAAAAGATGAATGCTTGATCACCTTTATAACATTTTGATGGTGAAGACGAGATAGAAGATTAACTTCTCTGCTAAACTGTTTCTCTAAACGAGCTGCCAGAGCTCCGCTTTCGTCATCATCTGGGACTCTAATAATCTTAACGGCAACAGGTTCATCAAAGTAAATCCCATGGTAAAGCCGGCTATGAGCTCCATGAGCAAATTTAAGACCAAGAAATAACTTTGACATATCAACACTCCATTCATCAGCTGCTTCCACAGCAGTAACCTTTCCAGCAGCATGATCAAAATACTTGGCCCATGGCGATTCCCTCCGGTTCTTCGACTTGTCATTAACTTTCATGGAAGCAAGATGCCTGAGAGGGCTAGTACTCGAGTTCAATGCCTTGGATACTTGGGAATCCTTGTGGAAAACATTTCCCACAATTCCCTTGTCTATCTCTTTTCTCCTACGGTTCGGAGTTGAGAATCTCTTCCAATCAGATCGAGCTTCTTTAAACTCTTCGGAAAGTAGAGTCTCCGGTAGAGGTGATAAAGATCTCTGTTTGTTGGTAACGGGATTTCTCTGAATCTGTGAATAACTTGGATTTTCTTTATGATTACCAGAAGCTTCCCTGTTTGGGGGTCTGGATTTCAACCCCGAAATCCTGTCTATCTGAACATTGAAAGGAACAGAAGCCAATCTTGAAGAGTCCCAACGATGACAAACAGTGTGGGAAAATTTTGTTCTTCTAATCCAAGAGCTAACCTCTCCCTCCATCAATTTTCTTCCCCAAAAACTCCTTGCAACACCCTCTTTCAAAACCTCCTAAATCTTCCTCTTCTGCAccttcttctcctcctcctgGCTGGGAAGAAGGATTGGAAAACAAATAGGAAATTCCTACTCAAAACAACTCCaaaacccaaattttttttttcaaacctaTCAAGAATCCAAACgtgtaaactaataaaaatcaaacttttcCATTAATAAAATCAGAAAACCATGAATACCCATTAAGTATGAGACTGTATCAAACCCTAATTCATTTTCACAAacccattaataaaaaaaatatatacatatatagatatacccatatgtaaatatatatatatatatatatatataagagccTTCAGATAGATAGTGAGAGATGGAGAGTCGCTGAGAAAATGAGAGGAAAAGATATCTGACCTGGAGGGATCGAGGCCCTGTATGGGAAGGACCGGAGAAGAGCTCCGATGGACAAAGGGGGCGGACCAAGTATCTgaaacagagagaggaagacagtgAGAGATGTATGCAACAGAGAGAAAGCGAGAGGGCCGGAGATGTCCGAGATACCGGAAAGGTACGCCAAGCCGTAGAGGAAGCGCCGGCGAAGGTGATACGGGTCTAGGACGAGAGGGTGGTCCCGGCGTTGACGGGTGGTGTTACCGCTTCGGAAAAGGAGTTACGGCAAAATATTAATCTGAAACGTTTTTAATTGAGACGGGGaaggaaaatttaatataaaatgaaaataaaaattataatggtaTTGtactattgttattttttactgaataaattttaattaaattttttattttcgctataattatttttacaccccataattttggaaaataatgatccatataattttttttttgtatatttattaaaataaatttatttttcagataaaattaaaaattattattttataattgaataatattgtaaaaattaacaagttaaaattgaaaaataaagtttaaatgatagttatttaaaaatataaattctaattttaaataaaaaaacttttacaaatgtaaatgaaatttttactTAAATATGACAAAATGAAATAAGTTTAAATCAAATTACCCTTTTTTGCCactttcttttaaataaaaaattataataatattgttaagcCAATATTccatgcattaattaatttttttttattttaaatccatatagatttattaaaacaaataaaaagttggtttgataaaaataataatcataatagtatggtaaatggattttttggaaaaatagccATCCcactaatttatttttgaaaactagcaaagtttttgttttttaaaatctagTCATTTGTGAACATAAATGCCCTtagttaaattgaaaattacaaaatagtttttcttttatatttttttctttttcctcctttcTCAAATAACCTgttcacctaaaaaaaaataaaaaattctcgcATCTCATTAGCtctcactttctttttcttgtaatttctcacttttgaagctaaactcaggtaaaatttttctcttttttattattagatgAAACATAGGTGCTAAATGATGTAATATTGTCCAACTATTCTCTtattcttgtaatttttttacttttgtatttttttaaagttttttaatagGGTATGTAATAAACTAGTTTATGAGCAAAATATTTGAGTTTAATGATAATTAGGTAACATATGGTGTGAAAATAGggaaaaaattgtataaaactgaaaaattgcgaaaaccaataaaatggaagaaaattggcgaaaaagataaatttccactattttccgccagtttgtcagttttttctaatttttcgcTAATTTTTGTCAGTTTTTCACTAATTTTCCTCCAGTAATGATGTCCACCCGTGTCCGCACAATCGACAACTccctggggtgctgactcaatacggatgaagaccgaacCGATCACTAAatctcaagccaagagatttaaggacaacctagctaCTTTCATAGAGGGAGTAATTAActctcaaaagggtttgtcaatacctgaagatacaaaacctattttaagcatccaagtggtggaagccattaCGGACCCcggtagctattttagtgcaaatatggattcTAGACAGCAACGAATGGATTCACTTCTTGGATTtaatggatatcaccaagaggccatgaaatcatgtcaaggaaaaatcaaaagcatctaaaaccagcttgtacggacaacatctcaatttggcagAAAATGTATTGTTTAGTTGCTGGATATGACATTTCTTCTTggtcaagcaagtttgacttattccagtCAAGGGGCAATGTATGAGAATCATTAtcaatcatatttggcatcacacattgcatatggaagctgatttggaccttaaataagctgaaaattggttaaaaatactttaatagtcaaactagtcaactagtttcctaatttgattttgattttttgttttagaaaattagtcttatatttggtttctatttatttatttgctgaaaaaatcaatttaggaaagttattgttttattattttcattgtgaattaattaatttctaattcaaaataaacaaattaattaatccaaattagtttaagaaagtagatgaatttcggccaacatgtttccttttctctttggtggccggttttacctaaaGTTTCtaaggtttattgttttgtagtTCTAGCCTATTCAAGGGCctatttttgaggaagaacacaccttcaatattattcaaattttattttgtgagatagaattctctttattctttttgaacacctaaaacatcattagagagtaagtgttttagttttgacttatcaataggatatccatcacctattatgacttcttcattataccaagatttctaatcacaggttggttaaagGTAAAGGTTTtttcataagaacttgaacttcatTGAGacccgagctaatataatacgggtttaggagcatgttgacctaggttcgtatcatttggtatcagagccaaattttattcaggtttgatctatcttttttttttctttttttttttttgttattctacaattttagcattaggttaaggttgcatccatctctTACACGTTCTacatttaagaaaacaaaaaattcatttatagcCAAAATTAGGCTttttgttttaccgtattttttctttcctagtttgttggttgcctttcatctttgtttttagtaatttagtttattgtcaatttttctttgctgttttgatcttaaatatttgcattcatatatttaaaaaaaaaaaaagaggaattgcggcaacatatataaattttaaaaaaattgtaaatttatattttgttgttgttggtcacgggtttggtggcaTCTTGGTGTTGGatttgcaattttgttgttgattcttgctactgtagttgagattatattttctgagttaaaaaaaaaaaaaaagaagaagaagaaaagcagaatattaaaaaaaaaaaaaaaaggccagtttggttaaagttagagtttgaatttgtttgcttgAAATTTGTTGGAATTACTgagttgttgattatttattcaatattttggagttgctggaattttatattgccactagaaatttgtatttttgagtgctaaaattatttagattaaaattagttaaaggatttgatataaaaacttaaattacaaagaacaacaaccaaccactatcttatatttttggtcgatttgatttttgttggtgtttgaatttctttctttatattttatccttgaattattattaGTTCATTCATATTTTGGACAGTTTTTATTtcattcgaaaaaaaaaaatttgcttgttgaattgccttattttgcttagaaaagccgtaaattaggtgtttaaaaattcactcggtattgcttactttttgctacttagaactttaagataattctttgagtaaaAAAATGTAAGAGAGTCTGAGCTTAAAAgtgggtaaaagccaaaactagtgtgcaaacactaGTGTTGAggccttatttgagtgaaatacgtaagggagtgaatttgatgaggttctattttatttttgtgttattcatactaacattgCAGATTCaagggtaaaaaaataaaaataaaaataaaaatccaccattaagaattaatgaagaggaattcgtaggattcaagggtgattcccgagcttcaAGAATTTGAGGTGAGTACACGGACATGATTGCTatcttggagcaactacagcAGATAAATGCttgctttgatcacctagatcaaaggatggataggttggaAATATCATAAGGTGGGCCGAATTTGAGCCAAGAATTCCATGGTGGCCGAGGTCAAGGTCAAGGAGGTTGCGGATGCCATAGGGAGGATTTTAAAGGAGGtaattatggagataatttAGAGAAGGATTTTGAAGACATCTATGCCCTCCATGGAAGGTaaaaccatgggagaccagcaagggaggaggatgatgatcttgggaatattaaggtcaacatactaACTTTCATAgaaaaaagtgatccagaggcatacttagagtgggaggagtgtatggagatgatcttcgactGTCACAACTATTCCGAGACTGAAAAGGTAAAAGTGGcaacaatggagtttggacattatgcaccctaatggtggactaatgagcaaaatacccaaaggagactaggtgatgaattgattactacttggcgactcattaccataggttgctacatcaaaaactccaatcattatcacaaagtagtaggtccgtggaggattattacaaggagatggagatgctcatgatgagattgagtatgaatgaagaaagagaggcaaccatggcatggtttctataggtggattgaatcgtgagatagctagACAATTGGAATtgtaacaatatgtggaattggaagagatgttgcatgtggctatcaaacttgataatcaattcaagaggaagggcaCAAGTACAtggcttggaggagtttcaagtagagggagatcaaatccaagtgcttggaaaagcaatcccacctttgaagcaagataaaagctgaaacttggagaagaaagcaccacacGACCAAAAAGGGAGGCTAAAACTGAATATGTCCAAACACCAAGGAATGAAagtaaatttgatcctaaaccttctagaactcatgacactgtgtgttttaagtgccaagaaCGAGGACACATTGTTAATCAATGCtcgaataggaggatcatggtgctaaaaggtaatggtgaattagaatctgaaagtgaagaaagtgagggaGAAGCCGAATTTAAtggtgaagaagttggagataAAGAACAAGAGGAATCTAAAACAGTCAAGGCTTCAAGGGCTAAGCTgagcttggtggcaaggagtgttctaaccatgtacaaagatgaggaccaaattcaaagagagaacatcttccacacctgatgtgaaattcaaggtaatatttatagtatgatagttgatagtggaggttgtgcaaatgtaattagtaatttggtagttgataaattaggattagcaaccattaaacatccagaatcatatagattacaatggcttaatgatagtggcgagatgaaagtaaataaacaagataatgtaaaattcagcattgataaatatgtggatgttgtattgtgtgatgttgtttcTATGCATGCGGGTCATATTTGTTGGGTAGactatgacaatttgataaggatgccatacattatgggtgggagaattccattgtatttaaatttaaagggaaaaaagttAAGCTGGAGACACTAACTCCaaaagaagtatttagagatcaacttaaaatacaacaaaggagggaagctgaaaagcttaaagaaaaggctagtatggcacccacaACTTGAAAAACTATTCAAGGGAACAAGGCCATGCAAAAACAACTAGGTAAGTATCctaaactcaatggtgaggggaaaaacaatgataaagccgagagtgagaagaaacttgaaaaggctgagagtgagagaaaacaaatggaacccgtgagtgtgaaagaaaaagagaggaaagaaaagaaaagaaaaagaaaaggaaatttttttatcttagcttaggtGAGCTTAAGAGGCATTTATGGtaataaacctatgctggttatgatttataaagatgcttatttgaagatgtttttcttgtatagaactttatataCATTGTTGAGAGTTTTACcttatggaaatttgaaaatttaggagAGATTATTTATTAGCTTCGAAAAGTGTGATTTCtataaagataaattggtatttttaggatttgttgttatcgtgtttgatccaggagatttggtttggttgcacttacgaaagaaGAGGTTTCCCGAGAAAAAGAAGTCTAAGCTTATGCTGTGTGGAGATGGACCCTTTTAAGTcttggagcggattaatgaaaatgcttacaaacttgatttaccaggtgagtataatgttagtgctacatttaatgttactgacttatctcctttggctataggtgatgattttgatttgagggcaaatcattttcaataagaggggaatgatgagaatccgcccatgCCTGTACAAGCAGCAACCttctggggtgctgacccgatatgaatgaaaatcatatcaatcactagagctcaagccaagagattaaGGACAACCTAACtgcttttatatagggagtaattaattctcaaaaggacttgtcaatacccgaagatataaagcctattttaagcatccaagtgatggaagccATTACGAACACGGGTAGTTGTTTTAGtgtaaatatggactccgagtagcaacgaatggatccaacacttcttggattcaatggatattaccaagaggccatggaattatgtaaaggtagaatcaaaagcatctaaaactaGCTTGTacagacaacatctcaatttcttgttcaagcaagtttgacttattccagtcaaagggcaacgtgtgggaatcattattaatcatatttggaatcatacatggcatatggaagctgatttgcagcccaaacaagctgaaa comes from Ziziphus jujuba cultivar Dongzao chromosome 6, ASM3175591v1 and encodes:
- the LOC125419107 gene encoding serine/threonine/tyrosine-protein kinase HT1 encodes the protein MEGEVSSWIRRTKFSHTVCHRWDSSRLASVPFNVQIDRISGLKSRPPNREASGNHKENPSYSQIQRNPVTNKQRSLSPLPETLLSEEFKEARSDWKRFSTPNRRRKEIDKGIVGNVFHKDSQVSKALNSSTSPLRHLASMKVNDKSKNRRESPWAKYFDHAAGKVTAVEAADEWSVDMSKLFLGLKFAHGAHSRLYHGIYFDEPVAVKIIRVPDDDESGALAARLEKQFSREVNLLSRLHHQNVIKFKAACGKPPVYCVITEYLSEGSLRAYLHKLEHKSLPLQKLIAIALDIARGMEFIHSQHVIHRDLKPENILIDQDFRLKVADFGIACEETYCDSLADDPGTYRWMAPELIKHKCYGRKVDVYSFGLILWEMVAGTIPFEDMNPIQAAFAVVNKNLRPIIPGDCPPAMRALIEQCWSLQPDKRPEFWQIVKVLEQFVTSLAYDGTLSLVLNQTCHDHKKQLLRWIQKLGPVHSTSSSMPKPKPKFY